The genomic stretch CACCGGTACATGCACCCAACACACTCGATCAAACATCTTCTGATAACTATATACCCCAATATGAGTCGTACGGGTACCAGCAACCTATTTCCGGGCGCGACCTTCCTCCTCAGACGTCAAGCTACGACTTCGATCCGCCTGTCCTCGATGATGGGTGGAAATGGGGCAACGTAGTTATCGTCAACAAATGTAATGAGACATTCATCCTCACATCCGTTGGTGGATGGCGTCTCAGTGGCCCCCGTAATGACTCGACTGGATATGGTGCCAAAGAAGAGTTAATCCAGCACCACATCGCACCGGGCGAGAATTACACTGAAGCCTTTCGCAATACCTATATTGCTGCCGATGAGAAGCCAGGCTACGACCCTGCCACCGATAAGCTCTTCGGTCAGGGCATATCAATGAAGCTCGGGTGGACAAACGGTCCATATGTAGGCAACATATCGCAGCTTGAATACGCCCGGACTATTGAGGCTGCAGTGGAGCCGGATAAGGCGCTAACCTGGTGTGATGTATCGGAGGTGGACTGCGGGCAACGTTCTGATTTCAACGGCACAGATTTGACTGCTACGGAGGAGGACTATCGTCGCAAGACTGAGTGGTGTCCGGGATATCGGAGGGGAATGGTGCTCGAATTTGAGCCGAGTGAAGGTGCGAATGTGACGTGTGAAGGGTTCAAGTGCGAGGGGAAGTGTGCGGATATGTATATGTTTGATAGGACAAGGGAGGGAGAGCCGAGTAAGGTTTGTACGGGTGGGTTTAGGGGAAATATGGTATGGAGCTTGTGTGGTGTGAGTGGTTAGCGTGTTTATGAATAGCTATGTGTATGTGTGTCGGTTTGGACTTAGATTTCATGTTTGGCGTGGGGGTCATTTGGTTAGTCTGTTCGACCTTGTACAAGCTTCACCTTGTTGCTTACATTATCGTGAAACCCATGATACCATATATCAGTCGATCAAGATAATGTCTCACATACCATGACGTTGTCGGTAAACAGTTTTGCGCATACGCCGCGGCTGATTGCTTTTCTGCGAGGGGTAAGGCTGGTGTCTGCAGCCGCACTGCGTAGCATGGAAAGTGGCGTGTTTTCCAGATAACATCCGATACGGCCCATGCCATCGGCGATCCGGAATATTCTTTCGAAGAAGCAGCCGCCCACACCACCAGTTCCCAAGAAGAGGGATTTTGTTTTTCCCTCCAACCTGGGGCGCGTAAACTCCGGTCTATCTGTGGATCGAGGTGTATTCGTGATAGGCCATGGTACCTGATTAGATGCAGCCAATGGTGATCGCCACGGATCGTCCTGCCGCCCTCGGGAATATATCGTACATCATAATGACTAGTGATCCCGTGTGACGTGCGAATTACAAGGCAGAACACGAGTAACCCAGACTTAGTAGTCGAAGCACGTAAGTTGACGTGGGTGGGGTGTTCGGATGGTGGGGTTACATGTCATGTTCCCACGTGCGTGCGCTGATATTGTTGAACGTTGACATGTGTGCTGGGATTTTTTAGTTTTACATTTTGAGTGGTCGGTACTATGGCATGTCACTGGGAGGCGCCGCAGCACGTTGTGTTGAAAAAAAAAACGCACCACGTTTTCTTGGAAGAGCGCCCTGCAGCGGCGGGCTGACAGCTGCTAGAGCAGAAGCGCGGAAGCCGCAAGATCCAACCAGGGGGTACGCTTGCCAGCATGATCGCACGAGAAATAGTTCCATGGCAGTTGTGGGATTGGAATCGGACCGGGACATGGCAGAACAGGCTAATGGGCATGAAGCGGTATGCGAAATGTCAATGTCGACAACGACAAGTGTAATGGCATTAGTGAGGCTCTTTAGTGTAGCTGGCCAATGCGGTAGTCTTGGAAAGCTTCCCTCTGTCGTGGTTGCCAGAAGAAGGAGTTTGAGGCTAGCCGGATCGAGAGGGTATAGCAAACCCGCCGCGCTAACTTAGGTAGGGGTGCCCAGCCAATCGGGACAACGTGGCATCCCGCTTGACATTAGCGAGGCAGAAGAAGCAGTGCAGGTGCAGTGTCGCAAGCAAGGAATGAAAGTCGAAGCAGTATTTTTGGTAGTTGGGTAGGCTTGATGGGGCGATGGGTGCATGGCCGGGTCATGTGTTAGGTGCTTGGGTTGAGTGAGGATTGATCGCCCATGGCGCTCTCGGCTTAGGCTCCCGAAGGTGCGGCTGGCTACGCACTACGCGAAGTCCCTGGAATGACGTCGGCGCCAAGAGGCGTCATAGCGAAGCCGCCGGTTCGCCAACAGTCAATTTCGCCCAGGGCGGGATGCTCTAATGAGACAGGAGCAAGACGGATTCCGGCGCCAGTAAGCTTCACACGCCATCCAAATCACCTGTCGCAGCGGCTACTGTCTTTTGCGTGTGGGTGTGTGCTCCTCCAACTTCTTGTAAGTCTATCCAGGCCGGTCTGCATGGTGGTCAAGGACGAGGGCCCATCCTGATCCTGATCCTGAATCCTGGCATGAGCCCACCATCTGATTCTTACTCACCAAGCCCTCCCAGCTTGTGTCGACTGCGCACGGGGGGATTCGGCCTTTGCTGGCACTGGCACCTGGATAGCCTCAAATCCCATCCGTCGTAACTAAAGCGTGTTGTTGACTTGTCCATTGTTCATGGTGCGAGGGCCTCTTCACCGTCCATTCCTGTTAGGAGCACCGACTGCGACGTCATAGCCTCTGTTGTCCATCTATGCACCATAGTGCCGAGAGCCCAACACGATACTACCTGCGCTTTCTGTAGGAGAACTGGGGAATGCAATAATGACAAAGGCCCCGCTCCCCTCTCCTACTTCCAAGAGAGACGATAGTGCGCCGCCACCCACGGCGCGCCCGCCACTGCAGAGACTTGCCGCCAGCGATGCAAAAACATACCAGTCGCACACCCAGCACCCCGAGCCCCGCGCACCAGACGCCGCCCACACCACCGACGATGAAGCCACGGATACCGAAATGAGCGACCAAGGGAGCCAGCCCGCTGACGGGGACGGGGCTGGCCGACCACGCAGGGAGAGCCGCGACGATGCGCCACTGGGCAAAGCCTCGCCTGATGAGATGGAGGTGGAGCGCCTGCGCGGCCTACAATTGAAGATGCTGCAGCAACAGCAGCGCGCGCGCATGCGAACTTCGTCCAACACGCCCACAGTTGCCGCTCTGGGCTCTCGTCGCATTTCGCCCATAAAGGAAGAGCCGCTGCCAGGCATTTCACCCACGCTTGAGGGTGCCTTTAGCAGTCCCAGCCCCAGTCCACATCCACTGCCGACCAACTTTACTAATTCGACTGAGTCGACTGAATCCGCGAGGACCATCCGCGGAAGCATGCCGCCCACACCTGCCGCCCACGCCGTCCGCACGCCTTCCTACCCGTTCCCCACTGTGCCAAACACACCGCGATGGGCTTCGGCTTTCCACATGCCCTTCACCAGCCTGTCGCCCACCGTCATGGGAGGCCAGCCGAGAGAGTACGCAATGCCGAAAGAGCGCATCGTCTCCGAGAGCAGCACGCCTGCGGCATCAAGCACACCCTTTGCCCCCGCAGGCCGCAATTACCAGAGCCCTGATGCCGAAGACCCACGATTCCCCAGTCCCAATCTCTACGACATTGTATTGCATTTGGGCGCCGAGCCTGGCCTTGCAGCATGGTGGACGACCGTCACTTCGATAATGCGCGATCACTACGGAGCAGAGCGCGCCACCTTAGCAGTACCAGCGGACGCATCCGACATTGAGAATGTGCCCTGGGGCCAGAAGACCACCTTCACTGCGACGGCGAGTGATGGCAGTCCACATGCTGCCACCTACCAGGAAGCAATGGGCCAATCGAGGAACCCACAGTCCGAGACGCCAGGTCTGCGGGAAAACATGTCTTTCGATACCCCACCATCGACAGTGATCCCGGAACGGAGACCGAAGCTGTTCTCGCACCATTCCTTTGCTGGCCATGAACGCCAGAAGCCCATGTCGCCAGACACCCCGACGCCCTCGCAGCCAATTCGACCAAGAGGCCCAATGAGGGCTGCAAGCCACGCCCCTCACACCAGCTCAAGGCCAGAACACCCATTGAGACAAGTCTCACAGGCCTCATTTGACGGCAGTTCACCCAATCTTGCAGAGTCGACTCCAACCGGAGGTCCGTCTTTCAGTGACCCAGAATTTTCCAGTATTGGTGACCCTTCACCGCCCAGTGCCGTGTACCACATACTCCGTGCTCTCGACCACGAACCGGACGCGTTGATAGACAACACTGGAGTTAACCGTGTTCTGGAGAGGGGACGTCTGGTTACGTTGACTAGAGACTACTCGACTTCAATGGTCACCTCCAAAGAAGACTTATCCAAGGACAAGTCAGACCAGCCCAAGTCTGCCGGAACCCAGGCACAGGAAGCTCAAAAAGCAACAAATGCTCGTGGTCGTAATCTTGGCTTCGGTGACCCTCGACTACCTCAGCACTATGAAGAGTATGAACAGTATCCAAGTTCGCCATGGGCACAATCACCTGCCCCTTCGCCAGCTATCCAAAACGATGCTGACGCCAACCCCTTCTTTACGACCGGCAGCGTTGACGAAGACACGTTCAATCCATCCCGCTCTCCGCAGGATTACACAAATTATGGCATGGTCGAAGCCATCGGCATTGATAAGGCTAGCACCGTCACACACATACCGCTGATACACCCCACCCTGTCGCAGGTAATGTCGTCGCCAGATGTATCCACTCCTTCCCAAACCCCCTCTATGACCAGGAGACAATCTGAACAGTCTATGGGCGCTTCGTCGTCCTACAGAGAGGATTTTGTGAGAAAAGCGCCCATTGCAATTCTTTCCATCCTGTCGCCCATTGTGCCATATCCACGTAACTTGACCAACTCGCTCAAGCATCTTGGACCTCATCTGGCAACGTCCTTTTCCAATGCCTGGCATTTCAGCAATGCACAAGCCCAGGTCGCCTCTATACGACAGCGACGTATGACTACCGGCACGACAGGAGGTATCAATATGCCCTCAGATTCCGATAGTCTTGACGACTTGCTTCATCTTGATCTTGAAGATATAACAAACTCTGCAGCGGGGAGCGTCACTAGTCCCTCCGACTACTCTGGCCGTTCCAAGCATAGCCCGGGCGGTTCTATTGCAGGGACACCCGGATGGGACGCTACTTCGCTGGGGTTCTCTAGCAAGCAATCCGTTAGTAGCACGCCTGGGCATCTTGCCGGCAGTGAAGCGGTCGAGAGCTACTTTGATGCCAGAAAACAATATACCAAGTCACTAACTCAGTCCGCACAAGACCAATGTGCACGGAAGACAGACAAACGGCCCACAAAACGCGTCACTATGAACCCTGTAGCTGAGCAAGTTGGCGAGGATACTTCCAAGTCACGTAATGAAAAGGAAGATACGTTGAGCGCACGCCGCGTTCCACTGCAAGACCCTTCTAGCCGTAACCATTCCTACTTACACTCGTACGGGGCGGATTTTACTTCATCCTTCCAATCGTTACCGGCTGCGACAACGCCAGGAGGACGACCTCAAGCTTCCCAGACGCATGCCAGACGCTCTTCTATCAGCGATGTCGATATGCCACCTCCTTCTGAAAGCTTGCTTCGGACCATCATCGACTCATTGCCCGTGCAGATATTTACTGCCGCACCAACCACTGGCGTCATAACCTGGGTGAACTCCAAGTTCTTGATATATCGAGGTCAGACTTCTGGCCAAGTCCTGCAAAACCCGTGGGATGCCATGCACCCAGAGGACCGTGGATCTTATCTGGAGGAATGGAGTCGATCCTTGAGGACAGGCCAACAGCTCCAGAAGAAAGTTAGGCTCCAACGGTTTGATCAATGCTATCGGTGGTTCTATGTTCGCGTTGCACCACTCAAGAACAAACGCCAACAGATAGTTCACTGGATTGGGACTAACATGGATTTCCATGAGCAACATCTCGCTGAACAGAACTCGGCCCGTCAACAGGAGACGGCGGCTTCTGAAGCCAAGTATCGCGCACTGGCGAACTCAAGCCCTCAGATCGTTTTCGTCGTCTCCGACCGTAGAGGCCTGACCTTTTGCAACTCCCAGTGGATCTCCTTCTCTGGCCAAAGTGAGGCTAATGCCCTGGGTAACGGCTTCTTGGAACACGTGCACCCTGACGATGTCATCAAGTGCAAGCTTCCGGAGCTAGACGAACATGGTGTAGCGAACGTACCCACGACGTTACCATCTGACCACGGGCAACACGACTCCAGTTCTTCTGATGCTTCATCAGAGACAGAGAGAACCATAACTAGTCCTAGTGGCTCGGCACCAGACAGGATGGATATGCCACAGGCCAAGCTCTCGAAACTGGCAAGCACGGGAATACTAAGGGTCGTCAAGGACGCTCATGGACGCCCGTCTTACTCTACCGAAGTCCGACTTCGCAATAAAGATGGTGATTACAGGTGGCACCTGGTAAGGGTTCTGTTGGAGAAGTCGCTGGCTGAGAACAACAACGAGGAAACATGGTATGGCTCGGCTACAGACATCAACGACCACAAATTACTCGAGCAAACTCTGAAGGAGACCATGGACGCGAAATCCAAGTTTTTGAGCAACATGTCCCACGAAATCCGAACCCCACTGAACGGTATCTCTGGCATGGTCAACTTCCTTCTCGATAGCGTTCTCAACGCCGAGCAACTAGAGCACGTCAACATCATCAAGGCTAGTACCGATAGCTTGCTCAATCTCATCAACGATATTCTCGACCTGAGCAAGGTCGAAGCGGGTATGATCAAGCTTTCGATGGAATGGCTTCATTTACCGTCTTTGCTTGAGGAAGTCAACGACCTGAACATGGGACTTGCCATTCAGAAAGGTCTTGAGCTTAATTATCTCGTTGAGGAAGGTGTGCCAGCAGAGGTCAAGGGCGACAAGTTCCGCATTCGGCAGGTGCTTCTCAACGTGGTGGGCAATGCAATCAAGTTCACAGAGCGTGGGGAGATCTTCATACGCTGCAAGGTTCAGCCACCGGATCGTTCTCCGCCTTTGAAGGAGAACGAGACGATGGTTCGATTCGAAGTCATTGACACAGGACAGGGCTTTACTGATGCTGAGGCTAAGTACCTCTTCAAAAGGTTTAGCCAGATTGATGCCAGCAGTACTAGACAACATGGTGGTACAGGCCTTGGCTTGGCCATTTCCATGCAATTTGTCGAACTACATGGAGGCAGGATGGACGCTAGAAGCGCGCCAGGCAAAGGCTCAACCTTCTTCTTCACGATCAAGTTCGGACTCCCCACTGCTGAAGACTATCCCAAGCCGCTTGTGTCGACGCCAGGAACGCCAGCGTTTGAGACTCCACTCATTACTCCATCAGCACCACCACAACCTCCGCAGCCATCGGCTCTACAGAAGTTTGTTCAATCACAGACGCCTGGGTACACGCAACTCAAACGCGTATCGAGCCTGTCATCTGAAAAGAGCGAGCCTGTCAAATCTCCGATTCACAGTTCGTCGGCCTCTGAGCGCTCACGTGACTCGCCTTCGCTGTCCTCTGGAAGCTCTGACCATTCACTAACTAGTGCTGCACTCACTGGACAATCAAGTGTGCGATCAGAAAGATCATCAGCGTCATCATATATGCAACAGGTCAAAGCCTCCCCGGACGCCAATATCAACCTGGAACTGCCTCCCAAGCGACCGGATAGCGAAAGGCAACATCCCTCCGGCTACTCTACAGGGTCTACTGAATCGGAACAGACGGCCCGCCAATCTTCACCGCACCGCAGTCTTTCACCACTCGGTAGTGCCCTGCAGCCTCCGATGTACTCTATTCTTGTGGTGTGTCCACTGGAGCATAGTAGGGAAGCTACAATCAGACACATCAAAAACACGCTTCCCCAAGGCATACCTCATCAGGTAACCGGGCAGTCAAGCAACATTGAAGCGCAAAGAATGATGGGTGGTGATAACCCGGTATTGTTCACTCACGTTGTTCTGGTGCTGCATGATACGGCCGAAGTACATGCGATTATGGATCAGATTTTCAGCTCTACTTCATATGGCAATACATCCGTAGTCGTTGTATCAGATCCATCGCAGAAGAAAGAACTCATGAGGGATGCTCCGCACTACGACTATGATCAGCTCCACATCGATCGTCGTCTGCAATTTATCTACCGACCACTGAAGCCGTCCAAATTCGCCATCATATTCGACCCCCAGAAGGAGCGTGAGTCCAGTACAGATCGCAACCAGGATAGTGCGCAGCAAGTTGTGGTCAGCCAAAAGCTTGTATTTGAGGAGCTCAAGCGTCGGGTCGGTGGCAAGAACCACAAAGTTCTCCTCGTCGAAGACAATAAGATCAACCAAACTGTAAGATTGGCAGTCATCTCCACGTATCTTCCGATATTGACTTCTCTTAGGTGATCCTAAAGTTCCTTGCTAGGATCGACATCGAAACAGAGACTGTACTCGATGGTGTTCAAGCTACTGAAACCATCTTCTCCAAACCGCCGGGCTACTATTCAATCGTACTTGTAAGTATCTGGTGGCATTTGCTTCACGTGTTTCATACTAACAATCCCAGTGCGATTTGCATATGCCCAACAAAGATGGGTATCAAGCCTGCAAAGAGATCCGGCGATGGGAAAAGAAGCATGGGTACCGTCGCCACCCGATCATCGCGCTCTCTGCCAACGTCCTCGGGGACGTGTACGCAAAGTGTGTGGAAGCGGGCTTCAACTCTTATGTCACTAAGCCGGTGGAGTTCAAGGAACTCTCTCTTGCCATGACCAAATTCCTGGACCCGGATGATCCATCGAAGCAGCCTGCTCTCATGAAGAAGAAGTGAGAGGAGTCGGTTTTATCTTCACGCACACGTACATTATATCGAGGCATGGCCCCCGATTTTGCTCCTACTTGCATCAGCGAACGGCGCAGTTAGAGACACGACACATGCTTCTGGGCAGTCTGGGCAGGGTCGTTATCCACGTATCACTATGGATACACTAGACGGGGGCGTCGCTACCACAGGATATTCAGGGTTCTTTATTCTTTTTCTTTGAATCACATCTAAGCTGTCTGGCGAGATGTAATATTTTTATTTTGGGATGAACGCATTGGGCATTTTGAAGGCGTACGGATAGGTGGGGACGAGCGAAGAAATGATTCCCCTTTTGCTGCTATGAAATAATTAGGTACTTCACCATGGGATTACGGGGATGACGGGTGGGGCAGCACTACAAACATTGGATATATCCGCTGCATGTGGGGCTGGAGGTGATGATCGCGAACGCAGGATTGTACGATAGATGTGCAGATGAGACGAATGTATATCACAGTTTAAGTCTAGCAATTCCTATTGATACTCACCCTACTAAGACCGAGTAATGCGAGAAAAGAGTATCGACGTAAAGATGGCTTCACATAGCCGATATGGGTGCGCTAGACAGGCATGGCATGTCGAAAAGCGTCTTCTCCACTTCGGAAACACACGATGCAAACATCACCACTTCCTCCGCGGGGCTGCTCTCAGCCCTCATCTGACATGCGCGTGGATGCTGATTGGCGGATATGTACAAGGGTCTAATTGTCGTCATCGTCGGCCTAAGCTTCACAATAACCTAAAGTCCGGGCCACCCCGAAACACCTCCTCTGACACCAGGCGCGCGCTGACACTGTGTCTTTCACTGTCTGTCACTGTCTTTACACCCGCCACATCTGTTGCCGCGTCACAAACTGCGCCTCGACCATGGCTTCTGCGACAGGAATACCACCAAATGCCACTGCGGCGCGCGGCCAGAGTGAAGAGGAACCGCTCCTAGGCAGAAGAGGAGATGCCAGCCAGGTGGAGGGACAGCCTCTCTACCACAACCTGTGGATTGGTGTGTAATATTAAGCTTCGGGAGGAGAATATGACAGAACGAAGTTAACACCCTCTATAGGCACTGCTCCCATTGCGCAGGCAGGAATATGGATCGTAAGCGCAATCCCCCGATTGCCAACACCACAGCCCATACTAACTTGTCACCCAGCTCGCAGCCATAGTCTGGGGAGCAATTCTCTCCCATAAgctcatcttcttctcctgGCATCCCGTAAGCCTCATCCCCACCCCTTGATACCCCCCTGTGACGACCACACCCGCTAACCGCGTATTTTGCCTTGGCCACAGCTCCTCAACTCCGTAAGCCAAAACAGTACCCTAGAGTTCCCCTCGCGACAACCGTATCATTGATACCCTATTAGGCCGGCTTCCTCCTCGCCATCCAAGCAGCCCTCATCCTGCAACCGACGCATACCCCCGAACAAAAGCGCTCCGGCACCATTGCCCACTTCCTCTTCCACGTCGTGGGCGCCTCGGCCCTTACGGCCGGCCTTATCATCATCGAGATTAACAAGGCGGGTCCCGGTCACGAACACTTTGCTTCTGCGCACGCGCGTCTGGGTCTCGCGTTTTACGTGTTGGTGTATATTCAGGCTATTGTGGGCTTTACGCAGTATTATGTGCCGCAGTTGTATGGTAGTGTGGACAAGGCGAAGAGCATCTACAAGTATCATCGGATGGGCGGTTATATTATTGCGACACTTGGCTTGGCTACTATCTGCGCGTCGTCGTGGACTACGTATAGTTTGTATGTGGCGCATATTCAGCATTGGGCGGTTATCGTCGCTAGTGTGTTGGTGCTGGTAGGTGTTGTGCCGAGGATTCGGTTGAGCAAGTTTGGGATTGGAAGGGCTTGAGGGGTTGTGGGATTGGAGTGTGGTGTGAGAGGACGAGTGGATGACGGAAGAAGGGTGGGTAAAATAGGATAGGGCAATTGCGTGGGGGGCTTTTTGTAGATGGCATTCCGCTCTTATGGCGTTTGTGATGTTGATACAGTAATGACAGACATGTTTTGACGCTACCTCAATAACTTCAGCTATTCCCTGCTCCACTTTACCATATCGAACTCTAAACTAATGCGTTTTAGTGAGCGTTTCCTCTTGTTGGCCTGCGTATGTCGACGTGATTTGAGCCTTTTAATCTTTCAGCTCTTTCTTTCCCCATGTCATCTTCAAGAGAACAGGCATGTCACACCCTCAGTGTTTTCAAGCTTTACTAATACATCCATGATGGCTTTGTTTCCTGCTTGTGTAAGTAACCTTCTTATCTACGAGTATAGTAGGAAAGAATAACTTTAGTCCCTTTTTCACTGGTTGCTATGTTGTAATTTCTTGTTCAAGTCTTGTTTATTCAGAAGACAGGAAAAATACAAGACTTGATGGAAGATGTGTTACAAGCTACGACAGGCAGTAGGCTAGTGATTTTGAAGCTGAGATGTCACTGTATTTGTTTATTCATGTTTGTGGGTGGTATTCCAAGGTGGTTTGTTGTATTAACTAGAAGGCTAGGTAGAGGAAGGTGGAATAGGTGAATAGATGTGTGACTCTTTTATTCAAAGCCTTGAGCAGAGAACTGCATGTCACGTTGCTAAGCTGCAACTGAGCATTGTACCCTAGCTATACAAGCATCTTTAGTCTAGCCGTAGATCTTCATCCAGATTTTTTACACATCTTCTCAGAACTAGATCATAGGACAAGCTATGTCCGCATCCATGCCTACCCAACTGAACTTGAATACCCCCTCTTGCCCTAACCATGGTCTTTAACCTTCTTCCGGAGAACTCCCACGCCAAGTTCGCTGAAATCAAGCATAAGGTCAATAACAGCGAATTTGTCGACCAGCTCTATATGGGCATCGATGGTTGCGCTGACAATGCTGCGCAGATCCATGTCGTCCTCGGGAGCGGTAGAAAAGGCATGATGTGCCGCAACGGGGAAGTTGTCATCGTCCCAGAAGTTCTTGCATGCCCGGCTAAACTTCTCTACGACTAGATCTTTGAGACCGACGACATTATATTTGTCTGTGATTTCGTACATCTTCGcatgaagaagaagctggTCGGAGGTGCCATTGAGAGGAACATAGGCCAGTGATGGATCGCATTCTTCGCAAACAAAGTCTGTCTTCGGGGCTGAGCCACAGGTGTGATGCGAACACACATAGACATCCGTACCCCAAACGGACGTACAAGTATGCGGAAATGCATAGGTAAAGGTATTTCCTGAGAAGTGATATGTCATACTCTTTGTCTCGTCCATAGGAAATCGTTCGGTTTTTGTTGACTCCGTATCAGGCAGGACCGGATCGTACTCGCCCTTGTACAGGTACTGAATCATTTGCTTCACAGCTTCCGGATCGTCCCTGGGTAGATCAACTTTGTGAAGTGTTGATTCCTTTCGTCGAATGAGTCATAATCCTTCTCGTCCGCACTATTTCCAACACGTACCTTTCCACCAAACTCAAGTGCATGTGCAAAAAAGTCTACTTGAGTGCAAACAATGGCCTTGTGAACCTTGTGTGTGTCGGCCCCACATGTGATGACGAAATCCGAGTAAGCCCCAGACTCGAGGAGGCTGTTCGATGATTAGCGAGCGATTTCATAGAATAGAAAC from Pyrenophora tritici-repentis strain M4 chromosome 1, whole genome shotgun sequence encodes the following:
- a CDS encoding BaeS, Signal transduction histidine kinase, coding for MTKAPLPSPTSKRDDSAPPPTARPPLQRLAASDAKTYQSHTQHPEPRAPDAAHTTDDEATDTEMSDQGSQPADGDGAGRPRRESRDDAPLGKASPDEMEVERLRGLQLKMLQQQQRARMRTSSNTPTVAALGSRRISPIKEEPLPGISPTLEGAFSSPSPSPHPLPTNFTNSTESTESARTIRGSMPPTPAAHAVRTPSYPFPTVPNTPRWASAFHMPFTSLSPTVMGGQPREYAMPKERIVSESSTPAASSTPFAPAGRNYQSPDAEDPRFPSPNLYDIVLHLGAEPGLAAWWTTVTSIMRDHYGAERATLAVPADASDIENVPWGQKTTFTATASDGSPHAATYQEAMGQSRNPQSETPGLRENMSFDTPPSTVIPERRPKLFSHHSFAGHERQKPMSPDTPTPSQPIRPRGPMRAASHAPHTSSRPEHPLRQVSQASFDGSSPNLAESTPTGGPSFSDPEFSSIGDPSPPSAVYHILRALDHEPDALIDNTGVNRVLERGRLVTLTRDYSTSMVTSKEDLSKDKSDQPKSAGTQAQEAQKATNARGRNLGFGDPRLPQHYEEYEQYPSSPWAQSPAPSPAIQNDADANPFFTTGSVDEDTFNPSRSPQDYTNYGMVEAIGIDKASTVTHIPLIHPTLSQVMSSPDVSTPSQTPSMTRRQSEQSMGASSSYREDFVRKAPIAILSILSPIVPYPRNLTNSLKHLGPHLATSFSNAWHFSNAQAQVASIRQRRMTTGTTGGINMPSDSDSLDDLLHLDLEDITNSAAGSVTSPSDYSGRSKHSPGGSIAGTPGWDATSLGFSSKQSVSSTPGHLAGSEAVESYFDARKQYTKSLTQSAQDQCARKTDKRPTKRVTMNPVAEQVGEDTSKSRNEKEDTLSARRVPLQDPSSRNHSYLHSYGADFTSSFQSLPAATTPGGRPQASQTHARRSSISDVDMPPPSESLLRTIIDSLPVQIFTAAPTTGVITWVNSKFLIYRGQTSGQVLQNPWDAMHPEDRGSYLEEWSRSLRTGQQLQKKVRLQRFDQCYRWFYVRVAPLKNKRQQIVHWIGTNMDFHEQHLAEQNSARQQETAASEAKYRALANSSPQIVFVVSDRRGLTFCNSQWISFSGQSEANALGNGFLEHVHPDDVIKCKLPELDEHGVANVPTTLPSDHGQHDSSSSDASSETERTITSPSGSAPDRMDMPQAKLSKLASTGILRVVKDAHGRPSYSTEVRLRNKDGDYRWHLVRVLLEKSLAENNNEETWYGSATDINDHKLLEQTLKETMDAKSKFLSNMSHEIRTPLNGISGMVNFLLDSVLNAEQLEHVNIIKASTDSLLNLINDILDLSKVEAGMIKLSMEWLHLPSLLEEVNDLNMGLAIQKGLELNYLVEEGVPAEVKGDKFRIRQVLLNVVGNAIKFTERGEIFIRCKVQPPDRSPPLKENETMVRFEVIDTGQGFTDAEAKYLFKRFSQIDASSTRQHGGTGLGLAISMQFVELHGGRMDARSAPGKGSTFFFTIKFGLPTAEDYPKPLVSTPGTPAFETPLITPSAPPQPPQPSALQKFVQSQTPGYTQLKRVSSLSSEKSEPVKSPIHSSSASERSRDSPSLSSGSSDHSLTSAALTGQSSVRSERSSASSYMQQVKASPDANINLELPPKRPDSERQHPSGYSTGSTESEQTARQSSPHRSLSPLGSALQPPMYSILVVCPLEHSREATIRHIKNTLPQGIPHQVTGQSSNIEAQRMMGGDNPVLFTHVVLVLHDTAEVHAIMDQIFSSTSYGNTSVVVVSDPSQKKELMRDAPHYDYDQLHIDRRLQFIYRPLKPSKFAIIFDPQKERESSTDRNQDSAQQVVVSQKLVFEELKRRVGGKNHKVLLVEDNKINQTVILKFLARIDIETETVLDGVQATETIFSKPPGYYSIVLCDLHMPNKDGYQACKEIRRWEKKHGYRRHPIIALSANVLGDVYAKCVEAGFNSYVTKPVEFKELSLAMTKFLDPDDPSKQPALMKKK
- a CDS encoding BTB domain containing protein, translating into MAEASKQQVLTTVKGLLESGAYSDFVITCGADTHKVHKAIVCTQVDFFAHALEFGGKESTLHKVDLPRDDPEAVKQMIQYLYKGEYDPVLPDTESTKTERFPMDETKSMTYHFSGNTFTYAFPHTCTSVWGTDVYVCSHHTCGSAPKTDFVCEECDPSLAYVPLNGTSDQLLLHAKMYEITDKYNVVGLKDLVVEKFSRACKNFWDDDNFPVAAHHAFSTAPEDDMDLRSIVSATIDAHIELVDKFAVIDLMLDFSELGVGVLRKKVKDHG